The following are encoded in a window of Phragmites australis chromosome 22, lpPhrAust1.1, whole genome shotgun sequence genomic DNA:
- the LOC133905143 gene encoding uncharacterized protein LOC133905143 isoform X1, which yields MTPSPPAVLVSNGAISPHDPPSAASFLESTPGAYTTARGLLWWPRHLLRLSDSVRLLAQSHPHLLGLPERPRLLNFLSGKAVHSLVNPSARVAIHEMRRRLPVMEEDLALTALVRGGDSGDGLDVFVHVGAYAPPVFGEAGARVAVAGRGREVAAAKYAPWARMRKSMEKMRPPGVTELLLTNDGDHILEGSVTNFFVVCQKEKHQRNGRFSNETLVTKFEVQTAPLSDGILPGIIRQIVIEVCHDLGIPVREVSPSWSKHELWQEAFVTSSLRLIQHVESVQVPLLWEDIQSKTWSDVSWEVKQFQGAGCITTQIQREILKRARTEEYDIKDLL from the exons ATGACTccgtcgccgccggccgtcCTGGTCAGCAATGGCGCCATCTCCCCGCACGATCCCCCTTCTGCGGCTTCCTTCCTCGAGTCCACCCCGGGCGCCTACACCACCGCCCGCGGCCTCCTCTGGTGGccccgccacctcctccgcctctCCGACTCGGTGCGCCTCCTCGCCCAATCCCACCCTCACCTTCTCGGCCTCCCGGAGCGGCCCCGCCTCCTCAACTTCTTATCGGGAAAGGCTGTTCATTCTCTCGTCAACCCCTCTGCGCGGGTCGCCATTCACGAGATGCGGCGCAGGCTGCCGGTGATGGAGGAGGATTTGGCGCTCACAGCGCTGGTTAGGGGAGGCGATTCCGGGGACGGGCTGGACGTGTTCGTGCATGTGGGAGCGTATGCGCCGCCGGTGTTCGGAGAGGCAGGGGCCAGAGTTGCCGTGGCCGGCAGGGGAAGGGAGGTCGCCGCAGCCAAGTACGCGCCCTGGGCCAG gatgaggaagagtatggaAAAGATGAGGCCTCCTGGTGTAACTGAGCTCTTGTTGACTAATGATGGGGATCACATTCTTGAAGGCAGTGTCACTAACTTCTTTGTTGTCTGCCAAAAA GAGAAACATCAGAGAAACGGACGTTTTTCTAATGAAACATTGGTTACCAAGTTTGAAGTGCAAACAGCTCCACTGAGTGATGGAATCCTCCCTGGAATTATACGTCAGATAGTGATAGA GGTATGCCATGATCTTGGGATCCCAGTACGAGAGGTCTCTCCATCATGGTCCAAGCATGAACTTTGGCAAGAGGCTTTTGTTACAA GTAGCTTAAGGCTTATCCAGCATGTTGAGTCAGTTCAAGTGCCTTTATTGTGGGAGGACATACAATCAAAAACCTGGAGTGATGTATCTTGGGAGGTGAAACAATTTCAG GGTGCTGGATGCATTACCACACAGATACAG AGGGAAATATTGAAGAGAGCAAGAACAGAGGAATATGACATAAAAGATCTCCTATGA
- the LOC133905143 gene encoding uncharacterized protein LOC133905143 isoform X3, translated as MTPSPPAVLVSNGAISPHDPPSAASFLESTPGAYTTARGLLWWPRHLLRLSDSVRLLAQSHPHLLGLPERPRLLNFLSGKAVHSLVNPSARVAIHEMRRRLPVMEEDLALTALVRGGDSGDGLDVFVHVGAYAPPVFGEAGARVAVAGRGREVAAAKYAPWARMRKSMEKMRPPGVTELLLTNDGDHILEGSVTNFFVVCQKEKHQRNGRFSNETLVTKFEVQTAPLSDGILPGIIRQIVIEVCHDLGIPVREVSPSWSKHELWQEAFVTSSLRLIQHVESVQVPLLWEDIQSKTWSDVSWEVKQFQREILKRARTEEYDIKDLL; from the exons ATGACTccgtcgccgccggccgtcCTGGTCAGCAATGGCGCCATCTCCCCGCACGATCCCCCTTCTGCGGCTTCCTTCCTCGAGTCCACCCCGGGCGCCTACACCACCGCCCGCGGCCTCCTCTGGTGGccccgccacctcctccgcctctCCGACTCGGTGCGCCTCCTCGCCCAATCCCACCCTCACCTTCTCGGCCTCCCGGAGCGGCCCCGCCTCCTCAACTTCTTATCGGGAAAGGCTGTTCATTCTCTCGTCAACCCCTCTGCGCGGGTCGCCATTCACGAGATGCGGCGCAGGCTGCCGGTGATGGAGGAGGATTTGGCGCTCACAGCGCTGGTTAGGGGAGGCGATTCCGGGGACGGGCTGGACGTGTTCGTGCATGTGGGAGCGTATGCGCCGCCGGTGTTCGGAGAGGCAGGGGCCAGAGTTGCCGTGGCCGGCAGGGGAAGGGAGGTCGCCGCAGCCAAGTACGCGCCCTGGGCCAG gatgaggaagagtatggaAAAGATGAGGCCTCCTGGTGTAACTGAGCTCTTGTTGACTAATGATGGGGATCACATTCTTGAAGGCAGTGTCACTAACTTCTTTGTTGTCTGCCAAAAA GAGAAACATCAGAGAAACGGACGTTTTTCTAATGAAACATTGGTTACCAAGTTTGAAGTGCAAACAGCTCCACTGAGTGATGGAATCCTCCCTGGAATTATACGTCAGATAGTGATAGA GGTATGCCATGATCTTGGGATCCCAGTACGAGAGGTCTCTCCATCATGGTCCAAGCATGAACTTTGGCAAGAGGCTTTTGTTACAA GTAGCTTAAGGCTTATCCAGCATGTTGAGTCAGTTCAAGTGCCTTTATTGTGGGAGGACATACAATCAAAAACCTGGAGTGATGTATCTTGGGAGGTGAAACAATTTCAG AGGGAAATATTGAAGAGAGCAAGAACAGAGGAATATGACATAAAAGATCTCCTATGA
- the LOC133905143 gene encoding uncharacterized protein LOC133905143 isoform X4, with the protein MAPSPRTIPLLRLPSSSPPRAPTPPPAASSGGPATSSASPTRLPVMEEDLALTALVRGGDSGDGLDVFVHVGAYAPPVFGEAGARVAVAGRGREVAAAKYAPWARMRKSMEKMRPPGVTELLLTNDGDHILEGSVTNFFVVCQKEKHQRNGRFSNETLVTKFEVQTAPLSDGILPGIIRQIVIEVCHDLGIPVREVSPSWSKHELWQEAFVTSSLRLIQHVESVQVPLLWEDIQSKTWSDVSWEVKQFQGAGCITTQIQREILKRARTEEYDIKDLL; encoded by the exons ATGGCGCCATCTCCCCGCACGATCCCCCTTCTGCGGCTTCCTTCCTCGAGTCCACCCCGGGCGCCTACACCACCGCCCGCGGCCTCCTCTGGTGGccccgccacctcctccgcctctCCGACTCG GCTGCCGGTGATGGAGGAGGATTTGGCGCTCACAGCGCTGGTTAGGGGAGGCGATTCCGGGGACGGGCTGGACGTGTTCGTGCATGTGGGAGCGTATGCGCCGCCGGTGTTCGGAGAGGCAGGGGCCAGAGTTGCCGTGGCCGGCAGGGGAAGGGAGGTCGCCGCAGCCAAGTACGCGCCCTGGGCCAG gatgaggaagagtatggaAAAGATGAGGCCTCCTGGTGTAACTGAGCTCTTGTTGACTAATGATGGGGATCACATTCTTGAAGGCAGTGTCACTAACTTCTTTGTTGTCTGCCAAAAA GAGAAACATCAGAGAAACGGACGTTTTTCTAATGAAACATTGGTTACCAAGTTTGAAGTGCAAACAGCTCCACTGAGTGATGGAATCCTCCCTGGAATTATACGTCAGATAGTGATAGA GGTATGCCATGATCTTGGGATCCCAGTACGAGAGGTCTCTCCATCATGGTCCAAGCATGAACTTTGGCAAGAGGCTTTTGTTACAA GTAGCTTAAGGCTTATCCAGCATGTTGAGTCAGTTCAAGTGCCTTTATTGTGGGAGGACATACAATCAAAAACCTGGAGTGATGTATCTTGGGAGGTGAAACAATTTCAG GGTGCTGGATGCATTACCACACAGATACAG AGGGAAATATTGAAGAGAGCAAGAACAGAGGAATATGACATAAAAGATCTCCTATGA